In the Elioraea tepida genome, one interval contains:
- a CDS encoding F0F1 ATP synthase subunit A encodes MAAEGKTIDALSQFALSEVAAGFANSNLYMLIAGVAISSLMVLGMRRRERVPGRLQSLAEVSYQFVHNMVDEQVGHEGRRFFPFVFTLFMFVLFGNMLGMLPYAFTFTSHIAVTFTLALVVFILVTAVAIALHGAKFFGYFLPEGAPLWLAPIIIPIEVISYLSRVVSLSVRLFANMVAGHVMLKVFATFVVLLGSLGGIGLIGAAAPLALNIALVGFEFLVAFLQAYVFAILTCIYLHDAVHLH; translated from the coding sequence ATGGCGGCTGAAGGCAAGACGATCGACGCGCTGAGCCAGTTCGCTCTGAGCGAAGTTGCCGCCGGTTTCGCCAACAGCAACCTCTACATGCTGATCGCCGGGGTCGCGATCTCGTCGCTGATGGTGCTCGGCATGCGGCGTCGCGAGCGCGTTCCGGGGCGGCTGCAGAGCCTCGCCGAGGTCAGCTACCAGTTCGTGCACAACATGGTCGACGAACAGGTGGGACACGAGGGGCGGCGCTTCTTCCCGTTCGTGTTCACCCTCTTCATGTTCGTCCTGTTCGGCAACATGCTCGGTATGTTGCCCTACGCCTTCACCTTCACGAGCCATATCGCGGTCACGTTCACGCTCGCGCTTGTTGTATTCATCCTGGTCACCGCGGTCGCGATCGCGTTGCACGGGGCGAAGTTCTTCGGCTACTTCCTGCCCGAGGGCGCACCACTATGGCTCGCGCCGATCATCATTCCGATCGAGGTGATCTCCTATCTCTCGCGCGTCGTGAGCCTCTCGGTTCGCTTGTTCGCCAACATGGTCGCCGGGCATGTGATGCTGAAGGTGTTCGCGACCTTCGTGGTGCTGCTCGGCTCCTTGGGTGGCATCGGGTTGATCGGTGCCGCGGCGCCGCTTGCTCTCAACATTGCCCTGGTCGGGTTCGAGTTCCTGGTCGCGTTCCTGCAGGCCTATGTGTTCGCGATCCTGACCTGCATCTACCTCCACGACGCCGTGCATCTGCACTGA
- a CDS encoding DUF721 domain-containing protein, translating to MAEDSGKLRDDAPAEERLAAGPVPIAGLLSRITRPAMRSRGGLLARLALDWPEIVGPAIAAVTAPERLSCGRQSATLTIRASGPMALELSHLAPELLARINARLGRDAVARLRFSAGSGRRATTGAGAPPLPLPKPPSREAVLRAAAAVADLPEGPLKEALARLGAEVLARR from the coding sequence ATGGCGGAGGACAGCGGCAAGCTTCGGGATGACGCGCCGGCGGAAGAGCGCCTCGCCGCCGGGCCCGTGCCGATCGCCGGGCTGCTCAGCCGGATCACCCGGCCGGCGATGCGTTCCCGCGGTGGCTTGCTCGCCCGTCTCGCTCTCGACTGGCCCGAGATTGTCGGGCCTGCGATCGCCGCCGTCACCGCGCCGGAGCGTCTCTCCTGCGGCAGGCAGTCCGCGACGCTCACCATACGCGCCTCGGGGCCGATGGCGCTCGAACTATCCCACCTAGCGCCGGAACTCCTCGCGCGGATCAACGCCCGGCTCGGCCGGGATGCGGTGGCGAGGCTGCGCTTCAGTGCCGGGAGCGGGCGCCGGGCGACGACCGGTGCCGGAGCGCCGCCGCTGCCCTTACCGAAGCCACCGTCGCGCGAGGCGGTGCTGCGCGCCGCCGCGGCGGTCGCCGACCTGCCGGAGGGCCCGCTGAAGGAGGCGCTCGCCCGGCTCGGTGCCGAGGTGCTGGCGCGCCGGTGA
- a CDS encoding F0F1 ATP synthase subunit B family protein, which produces MPQLDFANPLVLSQVLWMLVIFGALYVLVTKVALPPVAQVLADREAAIAADLEAARKLKEEADAALAEQERAAARARAEAQAAIREATEAAKAEAAKAQAALNARLSAELAAAEQRIAEAKAKALSAIRSIAAEAAAEATAKLTGLAPDPAAVVAAVDSALAARQEG; this is translated from the coding sequence ATGCCGCAGCTCGACTTCGCCAACCCGCTTGTCCTGAGCCAGGTGCTCTGGATGCTCGTGATCTTCGGGGCGCTCTACGTGCTCGTGACGAAGGTCGCGCTGCCCCCTGTGGCGCAGGTGCTCGCCGATCGTGAGGCGGCGATCGCAGCGGATCTCGAGGCGGCCCGCAAACTCAAAGAGGAGGCGGACGCGGCTCTCGCCGAGCAGGAGAGAGCTGCGGCCCGCGCCCGCGCCGAGGCCCAGGCCGCCATCCGCGAGGCGACGGAAGCGGCCAAGGCCGAAGCGGCGAAGGCGCAAGCCGCGCTGAACGCAAGGCTCTCGGCCGAACTGGCGGCGGCGGAACAGCGTATCGCCGAGGCCAAGGCGAAGGCGCTGAGCGCGATCCGCTCGATCGCCGCCGAGGCCGCAGCGGAGGCGACCGCGAAGCTCACCGGCCTCGCCCCCGACCCGGCCGCCGTGGTGGCGGCGGTGGACTCCGCCCTTGCTGCGCGCCAGGAGGGCTGA
- the smc gene encoding chromosome segregation protein SMC, with amino-acid sequence MALTFRRLRLSGFKSFVEPTHLDILPGLTGIVGPNGCGKSNIVEAVRWAMGETSAKSLRGGEMEDVIFSGTATRPSRNHAEVSLLLEAPPGAAPAALHAAANDGGDGRAGPIEIEVQRRIERGHGSIFRVNGREWRARDVQLLFADSATGARSTALVSQGKLGAIVNANPQDRRHLLEEAAGITGLHARRHEAELKLRAAEANLARADDVLGTLEAQLATLKKQARQATRYRNLAAQLREAETLLFAARLARLAASRAEAEAGLREADRRVAEAAEAATAAAARAAEVEAVLPELRERDAAARAAVERARARVARHEAEERAAKASLAAAQARLAELGRDLAHAEKLVADAAEAEHRLAAEDESLARSEADLPDRLAAAMRRAEEAAREVAAREAAAEAVTEQAAEAQARAKAIGEAIASGEQALARLSAETARLGRERAALEQDLVEAAALDKAAAALAEATERLAAARAEVERAEAARSEAEAASARAAKASAQAEAERTRLAAEVAALREVLGGRDDELWPKLVDAVGVPEGLETALGAALGEALEAPADEAAPRHWRALPPIVPAQALPEGCTPLAALVTAPSVLARALSQVGLVETASAGAQLWPLLRPGQALVSRDGAVWRWDGYAVRAGTPTAAATRLAQRNRLATLRGQLAEAERSAARARAEHEEAAGREARALAAERAARDARRAAERSLEEARSAQASLTARATAASSRLAALAPQEARLAAEHAEASRRLAELRAREGELPRLHDLQAALAEARAALADARRVEAEASAALAVLRREADQIAARRAAIAAERHAWAERASGATARRAELSARLSEAEADAASLAEAPGRLAAELGEAVALLARAEAERDESAARLNAAEQEAAATARALRSAEAELAGAREARVRAEGLVTQAEAAAAELARQVEERLGLSAEAVLRSAVLHETPEEAEASAARRLERLARERDQMGPVNLAAEREAEDVEARIASLKAEREDLTAAIAKLRGAIGALNREGRERLMACFAEVDRHFQALFSRLFGGGAAHLRMVDSDDPLEAGLEIMASPPGKKLTTLSLLSGGEQALTALALIFAVFLTNPAPICVLDEVDAPLDDANVARFCTLLEEIAASTGTRFLVVTHHRLTMARMHRLYGVTMPERGVSRLVSVDLASAQAHAATPIAAE; translated from the coding sequence ATGGCGCTCACCTTCAGGCGGCTTCGCCTTTCCGGGTTCAAGAGCTTCGTCGAGCCGACGCATCTCGACATCCTCCCTGGGCTGACCGGGATCGTCGGCCCGAACGGCTGCGGCAAGTCGAACATCGTCGAGGCGGTGCGCTGGGCGATGGGCGAGACTTCGGCGAAGTCTCTGCGCGGCGGCGAGATGGAGGACGTCATCTTTTCTGGCACCGCCACGCGGCCGAGCCGAAACCATGCCGAGGTGTCGCTGCTGCTCGAGGCGCCCCCCGGGGCCGCCCCTGCGGCCCTGCACGCGGCGGCGAATGACGGCGGCGACGGCCGAGCAGGCCCGATCGAGATCGAGGTGCAGCGTCGGATCGAGCGCGGCCACGGCAGCATCTTCAGGGTCAACGGCCGGGAGTGGCGGGCGCGCGACGTTCAGCTCCTGTTCGCCGACAGTGCGACGGGCGCACGCTCCACCGCGCTTGTCAGCCAGGGCAAGCTCGGCGCGATCGTCAACGCCAATCCTCAGGACCGCCGCCATCTGCTCGAGGAAGCGGCCGGCATCACCGGGCTGCATGCGCGGCGCCACGAAGCGGAGCTGAAGCTCCGCGCTGCGGAAGCCAATCTCGCGCGCGCCGACGACGTCCTCGGCACGCTCGAGGCGCAGCTCGCCACTCTGAAAAAGCAGGCGCGCCAGGCCACACGCTACCGCAACCTGGCCGCGCAGCTCCGGGAGGCGGAGACGCTGCTCTTCGCCGCGCGTCTCGCCCGCCTCGCCGCGTCGAGGGCCGAGGCGGAGGCCGGGCTTCGCGAGGCGGACCGTCGCGTCGCCGAAGCGGCCGAGGCCGCCACTGCGGCCGCCGCCCGCGCGGCCGAGGTGGAAGCCGTTCTGCCGGAGCTGCGCGAGAGAGACGCCGCGGCGCGCGCGGCGGTCGAGCGCGCGCGTGCCCGCGTCGCTCGACATGAAGCCGAGGAGCGTGCCGCGAAGGCGTCGCTCGCTGCCGCCCAGGCGAGGCTCGCCGAGCTCGGGCGCGATCTTGCCCACGCCGAAAAGCTCGTCGCCGACGCGGCCGAGGCCGAGCACCGGCTTGCCGCCGAGGATGAGTCGCTTGCCCGGTCGGAGGCCGACCTTCCCGATCGGCTGGCGGCGGCGATGAGGAGAGCGGAGGAGGCTGCTCGCGAGGTCGCGGCACGCGAGGCGGCGGCGGAAGCGGTGACCGAACAGGCCGCGGAGGCGCAGGCGCGCGCCAAGGCGATCGGCGAGGCGATCGCCTCCGGAGAACAGGCTCTCGCCCGGCTGTCGGCCGAGACGGCGAGGCTCGGTCGCGAGCGGGCGGCCCTCGAGCAGGACCTCGTGGAGGCGGCGGCACTCGACAAGGCGGCCGCTGCGCTGGCCGAGGCGACGGAGCGCCTCGCCGCGGCACGCGCCGAGGTCGAGCGCGCCGAGGCCGCCCGGAGCGAGGCCGAAGCGGCCTCGGCACGCGCGGCCAAGGCCTCCGCCCAGGCGGAGGCAGAGCGTACCCGGCTCGCCGCCGAGGTCGCCGCTCTGCGGGAGGTTCTCGGCGGCCGCGATGACGAGCTTTGGCCGAAGCTCGTCGATGCGGTGGGCGTGCCCGAGGGTCTCGAGACGGCGCTCGGCGCAGCCCTCGGCGAGGCGCTCGAGGCTCCGGCCGACGAGGCGGCGCCGCGGCACTGGCGCGCGCTGCCGCCGATCGTGCCGGCCCAAGCCCTGCCGGAGGGGTGCACCCCCCTCGCCGCCCTGGTTACCGCCCCGTCCGTGCTCGCGCGCGCCCTGTCCCAGGTCGGGCTCGTGGAGACCGCGTCTGCCGGAGCGCAGCTCTGGCCGCTTCTCCGCCCCGGCCAAGCGCTCGTCTCGCGCGACGGCGCGGTCTGGCGTTGGGACGGCTACGCCGTGCGTGCCGGCACGCCGACCGCCGCCGCGACCCGGCTCGCGCAGCGGAACCGGCTCGCCACGCTCCGCGGCCAGCTCGCCGAAGCCGAGCGCTCGGCCGCGCGCGCGCGTGCCGAGCACGAAGAGGCCGCCGGCCGAGAGGCGCGCGCGCTTGCCGCCGAGCGGGCCGCCCGTGATGCCCGCAGAGCGGCCGAGCGGTCACTCGAGGAGGCGCGCTCGGCACAGGCGAGCCTGACGGCACGCGCCACCGCGGCGTCCTCGCGGCTTGCGGCGCTCGCGCCGCAGGAGGCACGGCTCGCCGCCGAGCACGCCGAGGCGTCGCGGCGGCTTGCCGAGCTCCGCGCGCGCGAGGGCGAGCTCCCCCGTCTCCACGACCTTCAGGCCGCCCTTGCCGAGGCGCGGGCAGCGCTTGCCGACGCACGTCGAGTCGAAGCGGAAGCGAGCGCCGCGCTCGCCGTGCTCCGCCGCGAGGCGGACCAGATCGCCGCGCGCCGGGCCGCCATCGCTGCGGAACGCCACGCCTGGGCGGAACGCGCGTCCGGTGCGACGGCGCGCCGCGCTGAGCTCTCCGCTCGCTTGAGCGAGGCCGAGGCCGACGCCGCGTCTCTCGCTGAGGCCCCGGGGCGGCTCGCGGCCGAGCTTGGCGAGGCCGTTGCCCTGCTTGCCCGGGCGGAAGCGGAGCGCGACGAGAGCGCCGCACGGCTCAACGCCGCCGAGCAGGAAGCGGCGGCCACCGCCCGCGCCCTGCGCTCGGCGGAGGCGGAGCTCGCAGGGGCGCGCGAGGCGCGGGTGCGCGCCGAGGGACTGGTCACCCAAGCGGAGGCCGCCGCCGCGGAGCTCGCCCGGCAGGTCGAGGAGCGGCTCGGGCTGAGCGCCGAAGCCGTGCTCCGTTCCGCGGTCCTGCATGAAACGCCTGAAGAAGCGGAGGCGTCCGCCGCGCGCAGGCTCGAGCGGCTCGCCCGGGAACGCGACCAGATGGGGCCGGTGAACCTTGCCGCCGAGCGCGAGGCGGAGGACGTCGAGGCGCGGATCGCGAGCCTCAAGGCGGAACGGGAGGATCTCACCGCAGCGATCGCCAAGCTGCGCGGCGCGATCGGGGCGCTGAACCGCGAGGGGCGCGAGCGGCTGATGGCCTGCTTCGCGGAGGTGGACCGGCACTTCCAGGCGCTGTTTTCGCGCCTGTTCGGCGGCGGCGCGGCGCATCTGAGGATGGTTGACAGTGACGATCCGCTGGAGGCCGGGCTCGAGATCATGGCATCGCCGCCGGGCAAGAAGCTCACCACGTTGTCGCTGCTTTCGGGCGGCGAGCAGGCGCTCACGGCGCTGGCGCTGATCTTCGCGGTGTTCCTGACTAACCCGGCGCCGATCTGCGTGCTCGACGAGGTGGATGCGCCGCTCGACGATGCGAACGTGGCGCGGTTCTGCACGCTTCTCGAGGAGATCGCCGCCTCCACCGGCACCCGCTTCCTCGTGGTGACGCACCATCGGCTCACCATGGCGCGGATGCACCGGCTCTACGGCGTGACCATGCCCGAGCGCGGCGTGTCACGACTCGTCTCGGTGGATCTCGCCTCTGCCCAGGCGCATGCCGCGACGCCGATCGCCGCCGAGTAG
- a CDS encoding thioredoxin domain-containing protein gives MIDRRSLLGLVGATASLAALPAAAQSALPPLAEMLAERSLGNPEAGVTVQEFFSLTCSHCAAFHNDTFPRVKAELIDTGKVRLVWRDFPLDQAALAAAAIARAMPAERYEAFIGMLFRAQAQWVRRSFIEDLTRLAALAGMPRATVEAALASEALQRGILEGRLAAEQRFRIEATPSFVFNDRTPAVSGAIGFERFAREAGLG, from the coding sequence GTGATCGATCGTCGAAGCCTACTAGGCCTTGTGGGTGCAACCGCTTCGCTGGCCGCCCTTCCGGCGGCTGCGCAATCGGCGCTTCCGCCGCTTGCGGAGATGCTCGCCGAACGCTCGCTCGGCAACCCGGAGGCAGGCGTCACCGTCCAGGAGTTCTTCTCCCTCACCTGCAGCCACTGCGCCGCGTTCCACAACGACACCTTCCCGCGCGTGAAGGCGGAGCTGATCGACACCGGCAAAGTGCGGCTTGTCTGGCGCGATTTCCCGCTCGACCAAGCGGCGCTCGCCGCTGCCGCGATCGCGCGCGCGATGCCGGCCGAGCGCTACGAGGCCTTCATCGGCATGCTGTTTCGCGCGCAGGCGCAATGGGTGCGGCGAAGCTTCATCGAGGATCTGACGCGCCTTGCCGCTCTCGCCGGCATGCCGCGGGCGACGGTCGAGGCGGCGCTTGCGAGCGAGGCCCTGCAGCGCGGCATCCTCGAGGGGCGGCTTGCCGCCGAACAGCGTTTCCGGATCGAGGCCACGCCCTCCTTCGTGTTCAACGATCGCACCCCCGCCGTCTCCGGCGCGATCGGGTTCGAGCGCTTCGCGCGCGAAGCGGGCCTCGGCTGA
- a CDS encoding GNAT family N-acetyltransferase, whose amino-acid sequence MAVTVVPLAPEHRPGWDRLYAGYAASYRVEQTEERRDTVWGWLMDPGHDVKGLIALDEGGEPVGLAHNRPFARPLRAGYGGFLDDLFVDPKMRGKRVADALIEAVAAIGGGAGGGPDPLDHGGRQRSRPRRL is encoded by the coding sequence GTGGCCGTCACCGTCGTTCCGCTCGCGCCGGAACATCGCCCAGGCTGGGACCGGCTCTATGCCGGCTACGCTGCCTCCTACCGGGTCGAGCAGACGGAAGAGAGGCGCGATACGGTGTGGGGCTGGCTGATGGATCCCGGGCACGACGTGAAGGGCCTCATCGCACTCGACGAAGGCGGCGAGCCGGTTGGGCTCGCGCACAACCGGCCATTCGCGCGGCCGCTTCGCGCAGGGTACGGCGGGTTCCTCGACGACCTGTTCGTCGACCCCAAGATGCGCGGCAAGCGCGTGGCCGATGCGCTGATCGAGGCGGTGGCGGCGATCGGGGGGGGAGCGGGGGGGGGGCCTGATCCGCTGGATCACGGCGGACGACAACGATCGCGGCCGCGGCGTCTATGA
- a CDS encoding AtpZ/AtpI family protein produces MEDPAKAGDQASFEARLQAARARQGLDKPKRRADAKGAGGWGLGMRAGLEVASALAVGVGLGLALDAWAGTRPVFLVVGLFLGGAAGVSNVYRLMMGRR; encoded by the coding sequence TTGGAGGATCCGGCCAAAGCCGGCGATCAGGCCTCCTTCGAGGCACGGTTGCAGGCGGCGCGCGCGCGGCAGGGGCTCGACAAGCCCAAGCGCCGGGCGGATGCCAAAGGGGCCGGTGGCTGGGGCCTCGGCATGCGTGCCGGGCTCGAGGTCGCCTCCGCTCTCGCCGTTGGTGTGGGGCTCGGTCTCGCGCTCGACGCCTGGGCGGGAACGCGCCCCGTGTTCCTGGTCGTCGGCCTGTTCCTGGGAGGGGCGGCGGGCGTCTCGAACGTCTACCGGCTGATGATGGGACGGCGTTGA
- a CDS encoding F0F1 ATP synthase subunit B family protein — protein sequence MLQDPKFWVAVSFALFIVIAWKPLIMRIIRMLDERGERIRAEIEEAKRLRAEAEAMLRRAEAARAAAEQEAAAIVAHARDEARLLAEAARAELEATLKRRERMALDRIAAAEAEAAAAVRNTAAEVAIAAARSLIASGLTEAGHAGLIDAAIADIPQKLH from the coding sequence ATGCTTCAGGATCCGAAGTTCTGGGTTGCTGTCTCCTTCGCCCTGTTCATCGTGATCGCCTGGAAGCCGCTCATCATGCGGATCATCCGCATGCTCGATGAGCGTGGCGAGAGGATCCGGGCCGAGATCGAGGAGGCGAAGCGGCTTCGCGCCGAAGCCGAGGCGATGCTGCGGCGGGCCGAGGCAGCCCGCGCCGCGGCGGAACAGGAGGCGGCGGCGATCGTCGCCCATGCGCGCGACGAGGCGCGCCTCTTGGCCGAGGCGGCGCGCGCGGAGCTCGAGGCGACGCTCAAACGTCGCGAGCGCATGGCGCTCGACCGCATTGCTGCCGCTGAGGCCGAAGCTGCCGCCGCCGTCCGCAACACTGCGGCCGAGGTCGCCATCGCCGCCGCGCGCAGCCTGATCGCCTCCGGGTTGACCGAGGCCGGGCACGCCGGGCTGATCGACGCCGCGATCGCCGACATCCCGCAGAAGCTGCATTGA
- a CDS encoding ATP synthase subunit C family protein gives MEVEAAKALGAGIKALGAGIAVIALFGVGLGIGNIFSSLITSVARNPAARDAVFPIGILGFALTEAVALFALLIAFLILFTT, from the coding sequence ATGGAAGTCGAAGCCGCGAAGGCCCTCGGGGCCGGTATTAAAGCCCTCGGGGCCGGGATTGCCGTCATCGCCCTGTTCGGCGTCGGGCTCGGGATCGGCAACATCTTCTCGTCTCTGATCACCTCGGTCGCGCGCAACCCGGCCGCGCGTGACGCCGTGTTCCCGATCGGCATTCTCGGCTTCGCGCTGACCGAAGCCGTGGCGCTGTTCGCCCTCCTGATCGCCTTCCTGATCCTCTTCACCACCTGA
- the gcvP gene encoding aminomethyl-transferring glycine dehydrogenase has translation MNAIAEFDSLSGREEFRARHIAPSAAEQAAMLAALGLPDRETLIARTVPDAIRLTRRMAIPPARSEAEVLAELAALAAENRSDIKSLIGLGYHGTHVPPVILRNVLENPGWYTAYTPYQAEIAQGRLEALLNFQTMVTELTGMEIANASLLDEGTAAAEAMALALHVQKGGSRLLLAAADCHPQTLAVVETRARPLGITVERVAFADLAASCARKPFGVLVQTPSTTGELRDLAGVIAAAKGAGALAIVAADLLSLALIRPPGEMGADVVVGSAQRFGVPFGYGGPHAAFFATRDAFKRQMPGRLVGVSVDAAGRPALRLALQTREQHIRREKATSNICTAQVLLAVMAGMYAVWHGADGLQRIARRCNLAARIFAAAARDAGFTPRHGAFFDTVTLDCGDRAEALMAAALARGFNLRRVNATDVGVAMDETVTRADLERLTDALGEAAGRSVTLPETADPSIPEGLLRTSRFLRQAVFNSHHAEHEMLRYLKRLEDKDVALNRSMIPLGSCTMKLNATAEMIPITNPGFANIHPFAPAEQARGYRTLITRLEQWLCAVTGFAAVSLQPNAGSAGEYAGLLAIRGFHESRGEGHRDVCLIPTSAHGTNPASAVMAGFRVVAVACDRDGNVDLADLRAKAEANASRLAALMVTYPSTHGVFEEAIAEICAIVHAHGGQVYMDGANMNAQVGLTSPAAIGADVCHLNLHKTFCIPHGGGGPGVGPIGVAAHLAPFLPNHPLVPEAGPASGPGPVASAPWGSAGILPIPYAYIAMMGEEGLREASEVAILNANYIAHRLAPHYPILYRGAHGFVAHECIIDCRGFQASAGVMVEDIAKRLQDYGFHAPTMSWPVAGTLMIEPTESESKAELDRFCDAMIAIRAEIRAIEERRWPIGDNPIKNAPHTAEDVTAEVWTHPYSRQVAVMPLPFVAAAKYWPPVKRVDNVYGDRNLVCTCEPMESYAQAAE, from the coding sequence ATGAACGCCATCGCCGAGTTCGACTCGCTTTCGGGGCGCGAGGAGTTCCGCGCGCGCCACATCGCCCCCTCGGCGGCAGAGCAGGCGGCGATGCTCGCCGCGCTTGGCCTGCCCGATCGTGAGACGCTGATCGCCCGAACCGTTCCGGACGCGATCCGCCTCACGCGCCGCATGGCAATCCCCCCCGCGCGCTCGGAGGCGGAGGTTCTTGCCGAGCTCGCGGCGCTGGCCGCCGAGAACCGCTCCGACATCAAGAGCCTGATCGGGCTCGGCTATCACGGCACCCATGTGCCGCCGGTGATCCTGCGCAACGTGCTCGAGAACCCCGGCTGGTACACTGCCTACACGCCCTACCAGGCGGAGATCGCCCAGGGGCGTCTCGAGGCGCTGCTGAACTTCCAGACGATGGTCACCGAACTGACCGGGATGGAGATCGCCAACGCCTCGCTGCTCGACGAGGGCACGGCGGCGGCCGAGGCGATGGCGCTCGCTCTGCATGTCCAGAAGGGCGGAAGCCGGCTCCTCCTCGCCGCCGCCGACTGCCATCCTCAGACCCTCGCCGTGGTCGAAACCCGGGCCCGCCCGCTCGGCATCACGGTCGAGCGCGTGGCCTTCGCCGACCTCGCCGCGTCGTGCGCCCGCAAGCCCTTCGGCGTCCTGGTGCAGACCCCCTCGACGACCGGTGAGCTCCGCGACCTTGCGGGCGTGATCGCCGCGGCGAAGGGCGCGGGCGCGCTTGCGATCGTCGCCGCCGACCTTCTGTCGCTCGCGCTGATCCGGCCGCCGGGCGAGATGGGAGCCGACGTTGTCGTCGGCTCGGCGCAGCGCTTCGGTGTTCCATTCGGCTATGGCGGGCCGCACGCGGCCTTCTTCGCCACACGGGATGCGTTCAAGCGGCAGATGCCCGGCCGGCTTGTCGGCGTCTCGGTCGATGCCGCCGGTCGGCCGGCGCTCAGGCTCGCGCTTCAGACGCGCGAACAGCACATCCGCCGCGAGAAGGCGACCTCGAACATCTGCACCGCGCAGGTCCTGCTCGCCGTGATGGCGGGGATGTACGCGGTGTGGCACGGGGCGGACGGGCTTCAGCGGATCGCACGCCGGTGCAATCTCGCGGCACGCATCTTCGCCGCTGCTGCGCGGGACGCTGGCTTCACGCCACGCCACGGTGCCTTCTTCGACACCGTGACGCTCGACTGCGGTGATCGTGCCGAGGCGCTGATGGCCGCGGCGCTCGCGCGCGGCTTCAACCTCCGCCGCGTGAACGCGACGGATGTCGGCGTGGCGATGGACGAGACGGTGACGCGCGCTGATCTCGAGCGGCTTACCGACGCGCTCGGGGAGGCGGCGGGCCGGAGCGTGACGCTGCCCGAGACAGCCGATCCCTCGATCCCGGAGGGTCTTCTGCGCACGAGCCGCTTCCTGCGCCAGGCGGTGTTCAACAGCCACCACGCCGAGCACGAGATGCTGCGCTACCTCAAGCGGCTCGAGGACAAGGACGTGGCGCTCAATCGCTCCATGATCCCGCTCGGCTCCTGCACCATGAAGCTGAACGCGACCGCGGAGATGATCCCCATCACCAACCCGGGCTTCGCGAACATCCACCCCTTCGCTCCGGCAGAGCAGGCGCGGGGCTACCGCACGCTCATCACGCGCCTGGAACAGTGGCTCTGCGCCGTGACGGGTTTCGCCGCCGTGTCGCTGCAGCCGAACGCGGGCAGCGCCGGCGAGTATGCGGGGCTTCTCGCCATACGCGGCTTCCACGAGAGCCGCGGCGAGGGGCATCGTGACGTGTGCCTCATCCCCACCTCGGCGCACGGCACCAACCCGGCCTCGGCGGTGATGGCCGGGTTCCGCGTTGTCGCCGTCGCCTGCGACCGTGACGGCAATGTCGATCTCGCCGACCTGCGCGCCAAGGCTGAGGCGAACGCCTCGCGTCTCGCCGCCCTGATGGTCACCTACCCCTCGACACATGGCGTGTTCGAGGAGGCGATCGCCGAGATCTGCGCGATCGTCCACGCCCATGGCGGGCAGGTGTACATGGATGGCGCCAACATGAACGCCCAGGTCGGCCTGACCAGCCCGGCGGCGATCGGCGCCGATGTGTGCCATCTCAACCTGCACAAGACGTTCTGCATCCCGCATGGCGGCGGCGGGCCCGGGGTTGGCCCGATCGGCGTCGCGGCCCATCTCGCGCCGTTCCTGCCGAACCACCCGCTTGTTCCCGAGGCGGGCCCTGCGAGCGGGCCGGGCCCGGTCGCCTCGGCGCCGTGGGGCAGCGCCGGAATCCTGCCGATTCCTTACGCCTACATCGCGATGATGGGGGAGGAGGGCCTGCGGGAGGCGAGCGAGGTCGCGATCCTCAACGCCAACTACATCGCGCACCGGCTCGCGCCCCACTACCCGATCCTCTATCGCGGCGCGCACGGCTTCGTGGCCCACGAGTGCATCATCGACTGCCGCGGCTTCCAGGCCTCCGCGGGCGTGATGGTCGAGGACATCGCCAAGCGCCTTCAGGACTACGGCTTCCACGCGCCGACCATGTCCTGGCCCGTGGCGGGCACGCTGATGATCGAGCCGACCGAAAGCGAATCGAAGGCCGAGCTCGACCGGTTCTGCGACGCGATGATCGCGATCCGTGCCGAGATCCGCGCGATCGAGGAGCGCCGCTGGCCGATCGGCGACAACCCGATCAAGAACGCGCCGCACACTGCCGAGGACGTCACCGCCGAGGTCTGGACGCACCCCTATTCGCGCCAGGTCGCGGTGATGCCGCTGCCGTTCGTCGCAGCGGCGAAATATTGGCCACCCGTCAAGCGCGTTGACAACGTCTACGGCGACCGTAACCTGGTTTGCACCTGCGAGCCGATGGAGAGCTACGCGCAGGCCGCGGAGTGA